A single genomic interval of Lysobacter avium harbors:
- a CDS encoding VIT1/CCC1 transporter family protein produces the protein MRHSERHRTHRTGWLRAAVLGANDGIVSTASLVLGVAAAGAGTKAILVAGVAGLVSGAMSMAAGEYVSVSSQADTERADLARESKELAANIGQEHEELVSIYIKRGLDRPLATSVATQLMAHDALGAHARDELGISETLTAKPVQAAFASAATFAAGAALPLLAALLIPETALMWGVAGCSLVFLAGLGLVAARAGGAPALPSVLRVAFWGALAMGLTTAVGSLFGAVG, from the coding sequence ATGCGACACAGTGAACGCCACAGAACGCATCGGACCGGGTGGCTGCGCGCCGCCGTACTGGGGGCCAACGACGGCATCGTCTCGACGGCCAGCCTGGTGCTGGGCGTGGCGGCGGCGGGTGCAGGCACCAAGGCCATCCTCGTCGCGGGTGTCGCCGGACTGGTATCCGGCGCGATGTCGATGGCGGCGGGCGAGTATGTCTCGGTCAGTTCGCAGGCCGACACCGAGCGGGCAGACCTTGCGCGCGAGAGCAAGGAACTGGCCGCCAACATCGGCCAGGAACATGAGGAGCTGGTCTCGATCTACATCAAGCGCGGACTGGACCGGCCGCTGGCGACCAGTGTGGCCACCCAGCTGATGGCGCACGACGCGCTGGGCGCACACGCCCGCGACGAGCTGGGCATCTCCGAGACGCTCACCGCCAAACCGGTCCAGGCCGCGTTCGCCTCGGCGGCGACCTTTGCCGCCGGCGCGGCGTTGCCATTGCTGGCCGCGCTGCTGATACCGGAGACCGCGCTGATGTGGGGTGTCGCCGGCTGCTCGCTGGTTTTTCTGGCCGGTTTGGGCCTGGTCGCTGCACGGGCGGGCGGGGCACCGGCGCTGCCATCGGTGTTGCGCGTCGCCTTCTGGGGCGCGCTGGCGATGGGCCTGACCACCGCGGTCGGCTCGCTGTTTGGAGCGGTCGGGTGA